In one Leptospira biflexa serovar Patoc strain 'Patoc 1 (Paris)' genomic region, the following are encoded:
- a CDS encoding efflux RND transporter periplasmic adaptor subunit — MLKLDFIEILKSKNAKIGIGVLLLIGFSFLILRKNPKPVEIALVTKGTYQQILSVQGKSKIKELYTVYSPVNGVMRRVELHAGDQVKKGMTLITVDWDIVKTVKANTNGQILKVYRGSAGPVAMGERIIDYGDLSQLEIIAYILTEDMPDLTLEDPVNISGFGEQILKGKIENIEPAAITKVSSLGVEEQRVPISIAFDPPTGMGDGYELECKIILFEKPNSILIPSSALFRQDEKWAVYTVEKKKATLRFVNVEHQSEGMSLIKDGLQEGESIILYPGDGITSGTKVIAE; from the coding sequence ATGTTGAAATTGGACTTCATAGAAATTTTAAAATCTAAGAATGCAAAAATTGGGATCGGAGTTTTACTCCTCATCGGTTTCTCTTTCCTTATCTTACGCAAAAACCCCAAACCTGTTGAGATTGCCCTTGTCACAAAAGGAACGTACCAACAAATCCTTTCCGTCCAAGGGAAATCAAAAATCAAAGAATTATATACAGTGTATTCGCCAGTGAACGGCGTGATGCGAAGAGTGGAACTCCATGCGGGTGACCAGGTGAAAAAAGGTATGACCCTCATCACAGTAGATTGGGACATTGTGAAAACAGTCAAAGCCAATACGAATGGCCAAATCTTAAAAGTATACCGAGGAAGTGCAGGTCCCGTTGCCATGGGAGAAAGGATTATCGATTACGGTGATCTTTCACAACTGGAAATCATAGCTTATATCTTAACAGAAGACATGCCGGATCTTACACTGGAAGACCCTGTGAACATTTCTGGATTTGGTGAACAAATCTTAAAAGGAAAAATAGAGAATATTGAACCTGCTGCCATTACCAAGGTATCTTCCCTTGGCGTGGAAGAACAACGAGTACCCATTTCGATCGCATTTGATCCGCCAACGGGAATGGGTGACGGATACGAATTAGAATGTAAAATCATTCTCTTCGAAAAACCAAACTCGATTCTCATACCAAGTTCAGCACTCTTCAGACAAGATGAGAAATGGGCAGTGTATACAGTTGAGAAGAAAAAAGCAACATTACGATTTGTAAACGTTGAGCACCAAAGCGAAGGGATGAGTCTCATCAAAGATGGTTTGCAAGAAGGAGAATCCATCATTCTGTATCCAGGGGATGGGATCACAAGTGGCACAAAAGTAATCGCTGAATAA
- a CDS encoding ABC transporter permease, whose translation MIGSTLNLKLLRDLKSISLQGLTVGLVIAAGLSYFSASWSSYFSLLQAKEQFYSKQSLCDGFVYLNRAPNFLERKIVGLPGITSFETRISKEIVLDFPTEVYPSAAQLLSLTDHINTIYLTKGSLPKQNQEVVISESFAKANDLEPGAELSTIIGGKRVLLTVTGIGLSPEYVYVFRPGNPLPDDKHYGIFWMKREAIEANFNFESSFNQVIFQLTKDPLARKKTLHDLDLLLDEYGGLGAKERKFLPSESFLNDEFRQLRTTAVFLPGIFLAIAAFLLHIISNRLITKEREQIATLRALGYTAIQIVFHYLKLITFITSISSLFGIFIGYLLGNAMTNLYGEFYKFPHLIPVFPPLLILFTLFFGIFIGGIGTLFSLYGIIKLDPAQAMRPAPPGKYSIAFWESWITDLQTIQRMVLRNLFKRPMRTLLTILGLSTSIMIMIIGNFIQDTVGSLLDLQFNIIQRESLTLTFRNPIPESVLFELKEMDGVFIAEGQRSIPIKMTKDRKSKDILLTGLPDPSELRKILGKDLKPIQIPISGIMVNQDLAKRMDIQIGETIQIETLDGEKKKLSLQVTSLANEILGQGVFINKENLNQILEEGKLINTALLKTDPNKDIDLIKEFKDDPLVIGLFSKTAILKGFQEVMQRSLQSTSVFILIFTVIISIGVIYNTAMITLSERIYELGSLRILGFTLKEVFAIIAWELSWQILCAIPIGCIFGYQVANLILNSNETEGFKIPATIYPSTYYYSILLALCTAAISYLIVFRKLKTMDLLSVLKVRE comes from the coding sequence TTTCTCAGCTTCATGGTCATCTTACTTTTCTTTATTACAAGCAAAGGAACAATTTTACAGCAAACAAAGTTTATGTGATGGGTTTGTTTATTTGAATCGTGCTCCCAATTTTTTGGAAAGGAAAATTGTTGGCTTACCTGGAATTACCAGTTTCGAAACAAGGATTTCCAAAGAGATAGTCCTTGATTTTCCGACGGAAGTATATCCATCAGCAGCTCAACTTTTGTCCTTAACCGATCACATCAATACAATTTATTTAACCAAAGGATCTCTCCCAAAACAAAACCAAGAAGTGGTGATTAGCGAAAGTTTTGCCAAAGCAAATGATTTAGAACCGGGGGCAGAATTATCCACGATCATTGGAGGAAAACGTGTCCTTCTCACTGTCACAGGGATTGGATTATCACCAGAATATGTGTATGTCTTTCGCCCTGGGAACCCTCTCCCAGATGACAAACACTATGGAATCTTCTGGATGAAACGAGAAGCAATTGAAGCCAATTTTAATTTTGAATCTTCTTTTAATCAGGTCATTTTCCAACTCACAAAAGATCCGTTAGCAAGAAAAAAAACATTACACGACTTAGATTTACTCCTCGATGAATACGGTGGCCTTGGTGCAAAGGAACGTAAGTTTTTACCTTCAGAATCATTTCTAAACGATGAATTTAGACAACTGAGGACAACGGCAGTTTTCCTTCCTGGAATCTTTCTTGCCATCGCCGCTTTTTTATTACACATTATCTCCAATCGTCTCATCACAAAAGAAAGAGAACAAATCGCAACCTTACGAGCATTAGGATACACTGCCATTCAAATTGTTTTCCATTATCTCAAACTCATTACCTTTATCACATCCATTAGCAGTTTGTTTGGAATTTTCATTGGTTATCTTCTTGGTAACGCGATGACAAATTTATATGGAGAATTTTATAAATTCCCCCATTTGATCCCAGTATTTCCACCTCTCCTGATATTATTTACTTTATTCTTTGGAATCTTCATTGGAGGGATAGGGACTCTTTTTTCCTTATATGGGATTATCAAATTAGACCCGGCACAAGCAATGCGCCCTGCCCCACCTGGGAAATACTCCATCGCATTTTGGGAATCATGGATCACAGATTTACAAACCATCCAAAGGATGGTACTTCGCAACTTATTCAAAAGACCCATGCGGACACTACTAACGATTCTTGGATTATCAACCTCCATCATGATCATGATCATTGGAAACTTCATCCAAGATACCGTTGGATCTCTATTGGATTTGCAGTTTAATATCATCCAACGGGAGTCGCTCACATTAACATTTCGTAATCCCATCCCTGAGTCTGTTTTATTCGAACTGAAAGAGATGGATGGAGTCTTCATTGCAGAAGGACAAAGATCCATTCCGATTAAGATGACAAAAGATAGAAAGAGTAAAGACATCCTACTCACTGGACTGCCCGATCCTTCAGAATTAAGAAAAATTCTCGGGAAAGATTTAAAACCCATTCAAATTCCGATTTCTGGAATCATGGTAAACCAAGATTTAGCAAAACGTATGGACATCCAGATTGGTGAAACGATCCAAATCGAAACCCTCGATGGTGAAAAAAAGAAACTTTCTCTCCAAGTAACTTCTTTGGCAAATGAAATCTTAGGACAAGGTGTATTCATAAATAAAGAGAATCTGAATCAAATCTTAGAGGAAGGAAAACTCATCAACACAGCATTACTCAAAACGGATCCAAACAAAGACATAGATTTAATCAAAGAATTTAAAGATGATCCATTAGTGATTGGTCTTTTTTCAAAAACAGCGATTCTAAAAGGATTTCAGGAAGTGATGCAGAGATCCTTACAATCTACCTCTGTCTTTATTTTAATTTTTACTGTCATCATTTCCATTGGTGTGATTTACAATACGGCAATGATCACTCTTTCCGAAAGGATTTATGAATTAGGGAGTCTCAGAATTTTAGGATTCACTTTAAAAGAGGTTTTTGCCATCATTGCTTGGGAATTGTCATGGCAAATTTTATGTGCCATTCCCATTGGATGTATCTTTGGATACCAAGTAGCAAATTTAATTTTAAATAGTAATGAGACAGAAGGATTCAAAATTCCTGCAACGATTTACCCTTCCACTTATTATTATTCCATTCTACTTGCATTATGCACAGCAGCCATTAGCTATTTGATTGTATTTCGGAAATTAAAAACCATGGACTTATTGAGTGTTTTAAAGGTAAGGGAATAA